The Takifugu rubripes chromosome 3, fTakRub1.2, whole genome shotgun sequence genome contains a region encoding:
- the fsbp gene encoding uncharacterized protein fsbp isoform X1, producing the protein MPGKCKFQDSWLSKVIYKDWLVKDEHDIHFARCRACCKSIKLQTMGEAALTSHAGGAGHKAALRKLMEGNLLLRDAAEQTNGSTDQDTKEDVSDCLQLDALDKTAGGDWSNLHNADSITHNAELQDGTLSTPSVAATGLRDVHISVAARLTSQHVEEVRQQRIEALEQQQQMKILEWENRMKVLAWEQDLMKERRRAARQKEKAFRMKKAYYKAKLRRMGESVLPSSSSSSDEEGKTTDPTE; encoded by the exons ATGCCTGGAAAATGCAAATTCCAAGATTCCTGGCTCTCGAAGGTAATTTATAAGGACTGGCTGGTCAAGGACGAACATGACATTCACTTTGCCCGATGTAGGGCTTGTTGCAAATCAATCAAACTTCAGACCATGGGCGAGGCTGCGCTCACCAGCCACGCAGGGGGAGCTGGCCACAAAGCAGCGCTGCGCAAGCTGATGGAAG GAAATTTACTGTTGAGAGATGCAGCTGAGCAGACCAATGGCAGCACGGATCAG GACACCAAGGAGGACGTGTCTGACTGCCTCCAGCTTGATGCCCTGGACAAAACAGCAGGGGGTGACTGGTCGAATCTCCACAACGCAGACTCCATCACCCAcaatgcagagctgcaggatggGACGCTTTCTACTCCCTCTGTCGCAGCAACAG GTTTGCGTGATGTCCACATTTCAGTTGCCGCCAGACTCACGAGCCAGCATGTGGAGGaagtcaggcagcagaggatagaggctctggagcagcagcagcagatgaagaTCCTGGAGTGGGAGAACAGGATGAAGGTGCTGGCGTGGGAGCAGGAcctgatgaaggagaggaggcgagCGGCACGGCAGAAGGAGAAGGCCTTCAGGATGAAGAAGGCTTATTACAAAGCCAAGCTGAGGAGGATGGGGGAGAGCGTGCTGCCgtcttcctccagcagcagcgacgAAGAGGGGAAAACAACTGACCCCACAGAATGA
- the fsbp gene encoding uncharacterized protein fsbp isoform X2 — protein sequence MPGKCKFQDSWLSKVIYKDWLVKDEHDIHFARCRACCKSIKLQTMGEAALTSHAGGAGHKAALRKLMEGNLLLRDAAEQTNGSTDQDTKEDVSDCLQLDALDKTAGGDWSNLHNADSITHNAELQDGTLSTPSVAATVAARLTSQHVEEVRQQRIEALEQQQQMKILEWENRMKVLAWEQDLMKERRRAARQKEKAFRMKKAYYKAKLRRMGESVLPSSSSSSDEEGKTTDPTE from the exons ATGCCTGGAAAATGCAAATTCCAAGATTCCTGGCTCTCGAAGGTAATTTATAAGGACTGGCTGGTCAAGGACGAACATGACATTCACTTTGCCCGATGTAGGGCTTGTTGCAAATCAATCAAACTTCAGACCATGGGCGAGGCTGCGCTCACCAGCCACGCAGGGGGAGCTGGCCACAAAGCAGCGCTGCGCAAGCTGATGGAAG GAAATTTACTGTTGAGAGATGCAGCTGAGCAGACCAATGGCAGCACGGATCAG GACACCAAGGAGGACGTGTCTGACTGCCTCCAGCTTGATGCCCTGGACAAAACAGCAGGGGGTGACTGGTCGAATCTCCACAACGCAGACTCCATCACCCAcaatgcagagctgcaggatggGACGCTTTCTACTCCCTCTGTCGCAGCAACAG TTGCCGCCAGACTCACGAGCCAGCATGTGGAGGaagtcaggcagcagaggatagaggctctggagcagcagcagcagatgaagaTCCTGGAGTGGGAGAACAGGATGAAGGTGCTGGCGTGGGAGCAGGAcctgatgaaggagaggaggcgagCGGCACGGCAGAAGGAGAAGGCCTTCAGGATGAAGAAGGCTTATTACAAAGCCAAGCTGAGGAGGATGGGGGAGAGCGTGCTGCCgtcttcctccagcagcagcgacgAAGAGGGGAAAACAACTGACCCCACAGAATGA
- the fsbp gene encoding uncharacterized protein fsbp isoform X3, with protein MQIPRFLALEGNLLLRDAAEQTNGSTDQDTKEDVSDCLQLDALDKTAGGDWSNLHNADSITHNAELQDGTLSTPSVAATGLRDVHISVAARLTSQHVEEVRQQRIEALEQQQQMKILEWENRMKVLAWEQDLMKERRRAARQKEKAFRMKKAYYKAKLRRMGESVLPSSSSSSDEEGKTTDPTE; from the exons ATGCAAATTCCAAGATTCCTGGCTCTCGAAG GAAATTTACTGTTGAGAGATGCAGCTGAGCAGACCAATGGCAGCACGGATCAG GACACCAAGGAGGACGTGTCTGACTGCCTCCAGCTTGATGCCCTGGACAAAACAGCAGGGGGTGACTGGTCGAATCTCCACAACGCAGACTCCATCACCCAcaatgcagagctgcaggatggGACGCTTTCTACTCCCTCTGTCGCAGCAACAG GTTTGCGTGATGTCCACATTTCAGTTGCCGCCAGACTCACGAGCCAGCATGTGGAGGaagtcaggcagcagaggatagaggctctggagcagcagcagcagatgaagaTCCTGGAGTGGGAGAACAGGATGAAGGTGCTGGCGTGGGAGCAGGAcctgatgaaggagaggaggcgagCGGCACGGCAGAAGGAGAAGGCCTTCAGGATGAAGAAGGCTTATTACAAAGCCAAGCTGAGGAGGATGGGGGAGAGCGTGCTGCCgtcttcctccagcagcagcgacgAAGAGGGGAAAACAACTGACCCCACAGAATGA